In the genome of Misgurnus anguillicaudatus chromosome 11, ASM2758022v2, whole genome shotgun sequence, one region contains:
- the wdr89 gene encoding WD repeat-containing protein 89: MDTLEETFKALSIARRLQPNEPTYILDLSLPFCTSGVTAAGSDVLAVCCSNHSVHLHSKETLRLLGELQGHTAPVCGVRFSHLSPHLLFTGSADGTVRGWDVRRPGSDSIQVFRSESKHSYCSFDVSCSDRVLCAGTEQVEEDSFLVFWDARMVREEGETGLKQGGLLGVYSESHSDDITAVKFHPQQADRLASGATDGLVNVFDLSLGGEDDALFTTCNCNSSVSSLCWTGKGLDQLFCLTHDEGLYLWDVARPESDDILTLMSSPDARTLVQLPDGSSLEYFVGGTWLSDEGRILLVGGANSGELHLLDCSGSGLRLIKSLKGGHSATVRCFQWDMNGQSLLTGGEDGQLLQWKAGAEEISVGKKETLKSISSMQLKTKAHRKHTAKKDSKDLNVSKLL; encoded by the exons ATGGACACTCTTGAGGAAACATTTAAGGCTCTCTCAATTGCCAGGAGACTGCAGCCAAATGAGCCCACGTATATTTTGGACCTTTCTCTTCCATTCTGCACCAGCGGTGTGACTGCTGCAGGGTCAGATGTGCTTGCAGTGTGTTGCTCTAATCACTCTGTACACTTGCACAGCAAAGAGACGCTGCGTCTTCTGGGTGAACTTCAAGGTCACACTGCACCTGTGTGCGGGGTtcgtttctctcacctctcccCTCACTTGCTGTTCACCGGCTCTGCTGATGGAACGGTGCGGGGCTGGGATGTCCGGCGGCCCGGTTCTGACTCCATCCAGGTATTTCGTAGCGAGTCAAAACATTCATACTGCTCGTTTGATGTGAGCTGCAGTGATCGCGTGCTGTGCGCGGGCACGGAGCAGGTGGAAGAGGACAGTTTTCTAGTATTCTGGGATGCCCGGATGGTTCGGGAGGAGGGTGAGACGGGGTTAAAGCAGGGCGGTCTGTTGGGCGTGTACTCGGAGTCACACAGTGATGACATCACCGCAGTGAAGTTCCACCCACAGCAGGCAGACCGGTTGGCGTCTGGTGCTACAGATGGGCTTGTGAATGTGTTTGATCTGAGTCTCGGTGGAGAGGATGATGCGCTTTTTACCACATGTAACTGCAATTCCTCTGTCAGCTCCCTCTGCTGGACAG GCAAAGGTCTTGACCAGCTGTTTTGTCTTACCCATGATGAAGGGCTTTACCTGTGGGATGTTGCTCGCCCAGAAAGCGATGACATTTTGACCCTTATGAGTTCCCCTGATGCTCGAACACTCGTCCAACTCCCTGATGGATCCTCACTTGAGTATTTTGTTGGTGGAACATGGCTATCAGATGAAGGACGTATTCTTTTAGTGGGAGGGGCTAATAGTGGAGAGCTCCACCTCCTTGACTGCAGTGGGAGTGGTCTAAGGTTAATTAAATCCCTGAAAGGGGGTCACTCAGCCACAGTGAGATGCTTCCAGTGGGATATGAATGGTCAGTCTCTGCTGACAGGTGGGGAGGATGGCCAGCTGCTACAGTGGAAGGCAGGAGCAGAAGAGATCAGTGTGGGAAAGAAAGAAACTCTGAAAAGCATTTCTTCCATGCAGCTGAAAACTAAAGCCCACAGAAAACATACGGCAAAGAAAGACTCAAAAGACTTAAACGTTTCAAAGTTATTATGA